One genomic window of Halobellus limi includes the following:
- a CDS encoding protein translocase SEC61 complex subunit gamma, giving the protein MDVKYDLTSYVRVLKLASTPSWEEFSQIGLIAGAGIVLVGFLGFLIYAVMSFLPGGV; this is encoded by the coding sequence ATGGACGTCAAGTACGACCTGACCAGCTACGTGCGGGTGCTGAAGCTGGCCAGCACCCCCTCGTGGGAGGAGTTCTCACAGATCGGTCTCATAGCCGGTGCCGGCATCGTTCTCGTCGGCTTCCTCGGCTTTCTCATCTACGCGGTGATGAGCTTCCTCCCGGGAGGTGTCTGA
- a CDS encoding transcription elongation factor Spt5 — MPIFSVKTTASQERTVADMIANREEPEIHAVLAPDSLTSYVMVESDNDAVITRVLEEIPHARGLVKSGGEAGRSSMAEVEHFLSPTPDVEGIAEGDIVELIAGPFKGEKARVQRIDETKDQVTVELYEATVPIPVTVRGDQIRVLDSDER, encoded by the coding sequence GTGCCGATATTCTCGGTGAAGACGACGGCCAGCCAGGAGCGAACCGTCGCCGACATGATCGCGAACCGCGAGGAGCCGGAGATCCACGCGGTGTTGGCTCCGGACTCGCTGACGAGCTACGTGATGGTGGAATCGGACAACGACGCCGTGATAACGCGAGTCCTCGAGGAGATCCCGCACGCGCGCGGCCTCGTCAAGAGCGGCGGCGAGGCCGGCCGATCGTCGATGGCGGAGGTCGAGCACTTCCTCTCGCCGACGCCCGACGTCGAAGGCATCGCCGAGGGCGACATCGTCGAACTGATCGCCGGGCCGTTCAAGGGCGAGAAGGCCCGCGTCCAGCGGATCGACGAGACGAAAGACCAGGTCACCGTCGAACTGTACGAGGCGACCGTCCCGATTCCGGTCACCGTCCGCGGCGACCAGATCCGCGTCCTCGACAGCGACGAGCGTTGA
- a CDS encoding DUF7565 family protein, with product MSLWKCGIDGCAERFEDVESAIIHQTVEHDRHECTVCGSIVPDGYFAIRHAFEEHSRAEYVRAYDADSTAVRVREDIKAAIEDEADLRAVVEELKRRDAL from the coding sequence ATGTCCCTGTGGAAGTGCGGCATCGACGGCTGCGCGGAGCGCTTCGAGGACGTCGAATCCGCGATCATCCACCAGACGGTCGAACACGACCGCCACGAGTGCACGGTCTGCGGCAGCATCGTCCCCGACGGCTACTTCGCGATCCGCCACGCCTTCGAGGAACACTCCCGCGCGGAGTACGTCCGCGCCTACGACGCCGACTCGACTGCCGTCCGCGTCCGCGAGGACATCAAGGCCGCCATCGAGGACGAGGCCGACCTCAGGGCCGTCGTCGAGGAACTCAAGCGCCGCGACGCGCTGTAA
- a CDS encoding PHP-associated domain-containing protein — translation MKVLNDRVVDHAKARGLDVLVYAPHFTRLPEIRARAESFSDEDLLVVPGREVFTGTWRNRRHVLAVGLSEPVPDFISLLGALDAFERQGAAVLVPHPEFLNVSLGADDLRAHVDRVDAVETHNLKLFAYQNRRARRLAREADRPGFGSSYAHLGGSVGEVWTAFDREIDSEADLVAALREGASRRILRRNGARHTARKLAEFAHLGYENSWSKIDRLFLSGMEPTHPDHVAYRGRFDDVKTY, via the coding sequence GTGAAGGTGCTGAACGACCGGGTCGTCGACCACGCGAAGGCCCGCGGCCTCGACGTGCTCGTGTACGCACCGCATTTCACCCGGCTCCCGGAGATCCGCGCCCGCGCGGAGTCCTTCTCGGACGAGGACCTGCTCGTCGTCCCCGGTCGCGAGGTCTTCACCGGCACGTGGCGGAACCGACGGCACGTCCTCGCCGTCGGGCTCTCCGAACCGGTCCCCGACTTCATCTCGCTTTTGGGGGCCCTCGACGCCTTCGAGCGACAGGGCGCGGCCGTGCTCGTCCCTCACCCCGAGTTTCTCAACGTCAGCCTCGGCGCCGACGACCTCCGGGCCCACGTAGACCGGGTCGACGCGGTGGAGACGCACAACCTGAAGCTCTTCGCGTATCAGAACCGACGGGCGCGCCGCCTCGCCCGAGAGGCGGACCGCCCGGGGTTCGGCTCCTCCTACGCGCACCTCGGCGGCAGCGTCGGAGAGGTGTGGACGGCATTCGACCGGGAGATCGACTCCGAGGCCGACCTCGTCGCGGCCCTGCGCGAGGGCGCTTCGCGTCGGATCCTGCGACGGAACGGGGCCCGACACACCGCCCGGAAGCTCGCCGAGTTCGCCCACCTGGGCTATGAGAACTCCTGGAGCAAGATCGATCGGCTGTTCCTCTCGGGGATGGAGCCGACGCATCCGGACCACGTCGCCTACCGCGGTCGGTTCGACGACGTCAAAACGTACTGA
- a CDS encoding metal-dependent hydrolase, with protein MNKDGHVLNGALLAIGLGVILSIDPTAGPIVGGQGGGVTIDGVAALAGEVARSVAALSLPVILGALFPDVDTAFGRHRKTLHNLPVLGIFLAFPYLFGNLQFVWIGVGTHYLLDVVGSKRGIALWYPLSSTEYGFPTGVATSSKWATRVTVVVTAMELFVLFLVHNYLVALNTPLPDAANLIGTLVGV; from the coding sequence ATGAACAAAGACGGGCACGTGTTGAACGGGGCGCTTCTGGCTATCGGACTGGGGGTCATCCTGTCGATCGATCCGACGGCCGGTCCGATCGTCGGCGGACAGGGCGGCGGGGTCACGATCGACGGCGTCGCGGCGCTCGCGGGTGAGGTCGCCCGCTCGGTCGCGGCGCTGTCGCTGCCGGTCATTCTGGGGGCGCTGTTCCCCGACGTCGACACCGCGTTCGGTCGGCACCGCAAGACGCTTCACAACCTCCCGGTGCTCGGGATCTTCCTCGCGTTCCCGTATCTCTTCGGGAACCTCCAGTTCGTCTGGATCGGCGTCGGGACGCACTACCTCCTCGACGTCGTCGGCTCGAAGCGCGGGATCGCCCTCTGGTATCCGCTCTCCTCGACGGAGTACGGGTTCCCGACCGGCGTCGCGACCTCGAGCAAGTGGGCGACGAGGGTGACCGTGGTCGTGACGGCGATGGAGCTTTTCGTCCTGTTTCTCGTCCACAACTACCTGGTCGCGCTCAACACGCCGCTGCCGGACGCGGCGAATCTGATCGGGACGCTCGTCGGGGTCTGA
- a CDS encoding CinA family protein yields the protein MREFASDPPIESRVGDALRDADATVAVAESCTGGLIGSLLTDVPGSSDYFDRSLVTYSYDAKLTALGVARESLDEHGAVSEPVAREMAAGVRDVAGTDWGVSTTGIAGPEGGTPEKPVGTVYVGLAYRGEWGSGESYTRVERHEFEGDRTQIKERIAREALSTLYDAVDG from the coding sequence ATGCGAGAGTTCGCCTCCGACCCGCCGATCGAGTCCCGCGTCGGCGACGCGCTTCGCGACGCGGACGCGACCGTCGCCGTCGCCGAGTCCTGCACCGGCGGCCTGATCGGGTCGCTCCTGACGGACGTGCCCGGATCGTCGGACTACTTCGACCGCTCGCTCGTCACCTACTCCTACGACGCGAAACTGACCGCGCTCGGCGTCGCCCGCGAGTCGCTCGACGAGCACGGCGCGGTCTCGGAACCGGTCGCCCGCGAGATGGCCGCCGGCGTCCGCGACGTCGCCGGCACCGACTGGGGCGTCTCGACGACCGGGATCGCCGGCCCCGAGGGTGGCACGCCGGAGAAGCCGGTCGGAACCGTCTACGTCGGCCTCGCGTACCGCGGCGAGTGGGGGTCCGGCGAGTCCTACACCCGGGTCGAACGCCACGAGTTCGAGGGCGACCGCACCCAGATCAAAGAGCGGATCGCCCGGGAGGCGCTCTCGACGCTGTACGACGCCGTCGACGGGTGA
- a CDS encoding pyridoxal phosphate-dependent aminotransferase, producing the protein MTDADDAYDEPVFQRVIGYAAAADRDVVDMVSGHPDWEPPTALREGLRTYADGDPPEFQYPPSEGLRGLREEIAARRNVERSRVVVTNGAGEANYLAMARAIERDVGSEFLLTDPVYPYYPGKAELLDADATRVPVREDGHVDVDAMRAAASDETAAVVLNTPNNPTGAVYDRESVAALADVASEVDALLVVDEVYDHFDFSGEFESALTLDRDNVVVTTAFSKSMGITGLRVGYAVFPEHLIEGALTRHTLVNVATSRPAQAAVANALKETPPSYYESVRDTLRERIDSFTDALDDAGAAYTTPEGAFYVLARFEDFPGTMANVERLIDEAGVAGMPGEVFGDAYGEWIRFSLCTDRADEAADRLAAYFEGR; encoded by the coding sequence ATGACAGACGCGGACGACGCGTACGACGAACCGGTCTTTCAGCGCGTCATCGGGTACGCCGCGGCCGCCGACCGCGACGTCGTGGACATGGTGTCGGGCCACCCCGACTGGGAGCCGCCGACCGCGCTCCGGGAGGGCCTTCGCACCTACGCCGACGGCGACCCCCCGGAGTTCCAGTACCCGCCGAGCGAGGGGCTCAGAGGGCTCCGCGAGGAGATCGCGGCGCGGCGAAACGTCGAGCGGTCGCGCGTGGTCGTCACAAACGGCGCGGGCGAGGCGAACTACCTCGCGATGGCGCGGGCGATAGAGCGCGACGTCGGCTCGGAGTTTCTCCTCACCGACCCCGTCTACCCGTACTACCCCGGGAAAGCGGAGTTACTCGACGCGGACGCCACCCGCGTGCCGGTCCGCGAGGACGGGCACGTCGACGTCGACGCGATGCGCGCGGCAGCGAGCGACGAGACCGCGGCCGTCGTGCTCAACACGCCGAACAACCCGACCGGCGCGGTCTACGACCGCGAGTCGGTCGCGGCGCTGGCCGACGTCGCGAGCGAGGTCGACGCGCTCCTCGTCGTCGACGAGGTGTACGACCACTTCGACTTTTCGGGCGAATTCGAGAGCGCGCTCACGCTCGACCGCGACAACGTCGTCGTCACCACGGCGTTCTCGAAGTCGATGGGGATCACGGGCCTCCGCGTCGGCTACGCCGTCTTCCCCGAGCACCTGATCGAGGGCGCGCTGACACGGCACACCCTTGTCAACGTCGCGACGAGTCGGCCCGCACAGGCCGCGGTCGCGAATGCGCTGAAGGAGACGCCGCCGTCGTACTACGAGTCCGTCCGCGACACCCTCCGCGAGCGGATCGACTCGTTCACCGACGCCCTCGACGACGCCGGCGCGGCGTACACCACGCCGGAGGGCGCGTTCTACGTCCTCGCGCGCTTCGAGGACTTCCCCGGAACGATGGCGAACGTCGAGCGCCTGATCGACGAGGCCGGCGTCGCGGGGATGCCCGGCGAGGTATTCGGCGACGCCTACGGCGAGTGGATCCGCTTTTCGCTCTGTACCGACCGCGCCGACGAGGCGGCCGATCGGCTCGCGGCGTACTTCGAGGGGCGCTGA
- a CDS encoding HD domain-containing protein: protein MDADAIRATFPEVDAIEDDDLRAGVADAWATAAAENEVEDLSAVPWLPPTQRELGLDDEGLVDHVRDVTTCAVALAETLGERRSDRLALDVDTLVAGALVHDVSKLAEFAGMEETAVYDLLGHPYYGVHVVARAGLPIELAHVVLSHTDRTAVEPATIEAEIIRRADEVASAAIRWRATDDLRTV, encoded by the coding sequence ATGGACGCGGACGCAATCCGAGCGACGTTTCCGGAGGTCGACGCGATCGAGGACGACGACCTGCGCGCGGGCGTCGCCGACGCGTGGGCGACGGCCGCGGCCGAGAACGAGGTCGAGGACCTCTCCGCCGTGCCGTGGCTGCCGCCGACCCAGCGCGAACTGGGGCTAGACGACGAGGGACTGGTCGACCACGTCCGCGACGTGACGACCTGCGCCGTCGCGCTCGCGGAGACGCTGGGCGAGCGGCGATCCGACAGGCTCGCGCTCGACGTCGACACCCTCGTCGCGGGAGCGCTCGTCCACGACGTGAGCAAACTCGCGGAGTTCGCCGGGATGGAGGAGACGGCCGTCTACGACCTGCTCGGCCACCCCTACTACGGCGTCCACGTCGTCGCCCGGGCGGGTCTCCCGATCGAACTCGCACACGTGGTCCTCTCGCACACCGACCGGACGGCGGTCGAACCGGCGACGATCGAGGCGGAGATCATCAGACGCGCCGACGAGGTCGCCTCGGCCGCGATCCGGTGGCGGGCGACCGACGACCTCCGGACGGTCTGA
- a CDS encoding ArsA family ATPase, which translates to MSSTDVDAADSDHERGGETGTTEDDHAVDVEPVESVDSGAADGEPIEGVDAAGLPESVDAPDYVLYGGKGGVGKTTMAAATALASAAAGTATLVVSTDPAHSLSDTLGVDVPAEPTRIRDDWPLYAAEIDPDAAVGPFAGGPGDESTVTEDGGGGFDPDADVDENPFTGGDGAGAAGDDAGASPFGDLGGMEDLLGGAMGPGSMPGADEAAAMQQLLEYLDDPRFDRVVVDTAPTGHTLRLLELPEMMDSMLGRIAKMRQQFSGMMEGVKGMFGMGSDDAATPDLDELRERIERLRTVLRDPAKTDFRVVMIPEEMSVVETERLVERLDGYGIPVQTLVVNRVMEDLADVTATEVDERWVVSPDLDNCEFCQRRWGVQQDAIGRATELFRGRDVKRVPLLAEEVRGEEALRVVAACLE; encoded by the coding sequence ATGTCGAGCACCGACGTCGACGCCGCCGACAGCGACCACGAGCGCGGGGGAGAGACGGGGACGACAGAGGACGACCACGCGGTCGACGTCGAACCGGTCGAGAGCGTCGATTCCGGGGCGGCGGACGGCGAACCGATCGAGGGCGTCGACGCCGCCGGACTCCCCGAGTCCGTCGACGCGCCCGACTACGTCCTCTACGGCGGGAAGGGCGGCGTCGGCAAGACGACGATGGCGGCCGCGACGGCGCTGGCGTCGGCCGCGGCGGGCACCGCGACGCTCGTCGTCTCCACCGATCCGGCGCACTCGCTGTCGGACACCCTCGGCGTCGACGTCCCCGCGGAACCGACGCGGATCAGGGACGACTGGCCGCTGTACGCCGCCGAGATCGATCCCGACGCGGCCGTCGGCCCGTTCGCCGGCGGTCCGGGAGACGAATCGACGGTCACGGAGGACGGCGGGGGCGGCTTCGACCCCGACGCCGACGTGGACGAGAACCCCTTCACGGGGGGCGACGGGGCGGGCGCCGCCGGCGACGACGCAGGCGCCTCGCCGTTCGGCGACCTCGGCGGGATGGAGGACCTCCTCGGCGGCGCGATGGGGCCCGGATCGATGCCCGGGGCCGACGAGGCGGCGGCGATGCAGCAGTTGCTCGAATACCTCGACGACCCGCGGTTCGACCGCGTCGTCGTCGACACCGCGCCGACCGGGCACACGCTCAGACTGCTCGAACTGCCCGAGATGATGGACTCGATGCTCGGGCGGATCGCGAAGATGCGCCAGCAGTTCTCGGGGATGATGGAGGGCGTCAAGGGGATGTTCGGGATGGGGAGCGACGACGCCGCGACGCCCGACCTCGACGAGCTCCGCGAGCGGATCGAGCGGCTGCGGACGGTCCTGCGCGACCCGGCGAAGACCGACTTCCGGGTCGTGATGATCCCCGAGGAGATGAGCGTCGTCGAGACCGAGCGGCTGGTCGAACGGCTCGACGGCTACGGCATCCCCGTCCAGACGCTCGTCGTCAACCGCGTGATGGAGGACCTCGCGGACGTGACGGCGACCGAGGTGGACGAGCGGTGGGTCGTCTCGCCGGACCTGGACAACTGCGAGTTCTGCCAGCGCCGCTGGGGCGTCCAGCAGGACGCCATCGGCCGCGCGACGGAACTGTTCCGGGGCCGAGACGTCAAGCGCGTGCCGCTCCTGGCCGAGGAGGTCCGCGGCGAGGAGGCGCTGCGGGTCGTCGCCGCGTGTCTGGAGTAG
- a CDS encoding SDR family oxidoreductase, translating into MHPKTVLITGCSSGIGRATALAFLEEDWRVYATARNPADVETLGEKGCRIATLDVTDGDDVDRVVDRIIDEEGHLTCLVNNAGFGQMGPLEDVPTAQVHRQFDVNVYGPHRLIRAVLPHMREQEEGTIVNLSSAAGRVSFPGGGVYAGSKFALEAMSDALRNEVDEYGVDVVVVEPGPVETQFSDRVEREVNGSEGSASRDAAEGGDGDDGDIPGLERSGAYESFYELFSDTKLIGGGGLGAVSPERVAEDVVDAASSTKPRARYQPGTAARVTVLARHLPARWLDTAYRYLRKL; encoded by the coding sequence GTGCATCCGAAGACGGTCCTCATCACCGGCTGCTCGTCCGGCATCGGCCGCGCCACGGCGCTCGCCTTCCTCGAGGAGGACTGGCGCGTCTACGCGACGGCCAGAAACCCCGCCGACGTCGAGACGCTCGGCGAGAAGGGCTGCCGCATCGCGACGCTCGACGTCACCGACGGGGACGACGTCGACCGGGTGGTCGACCGGATCATCGACGAGGAGGGCCACCTCACCTGTCTCGTCAACAACGCCGGGTTCGGACAGATGGGGCCGCTCGAAGACGTGCCGACGGCGCAGGTCCACCGGCAGTTCGACGTGAACGTCTACGGGCCGCACCGGCTGATCCGCGCCGTCCTGCCGCACATGCGCGAGCAGGAGGAGGGGACCATCGTGAACCTCTCCAGCGCCGCCGGCCGCGTGTCCTTCCCCGGCGGCGGCGTCTACGCCGGGTCGAAGTTCGCCTTGGAGGCGATGAGCGACGCGCTCAGAAACGAGGTCGACGAGTACGGCGTCGACGTCGTCGTGGTCGAACCCGGCCCCGTCGAGACCCAGTTCTCCGACCGCGTAGAGCGCGAGGTCAACGGGAGCGAGGGGAGCGCGTCACGGGACGCCGCGGAGGGCGGAGACGGCGACGACGGCGACATCCCCGGACTGGAGCGCTCGGGCGCCTACGAGTCGTTCTACGAACTCTTCTCGGACACGAAACTCATCGGCGGCGGCGGACTCGGCGCCGTCTCCCCGGAGCGCGTCGCCGAGGACGTCGTCGACGCCGCCTCCTCGACGAAGCCCCGAGCGCGGTACCAGCCCGGGACCGCCGCGCGCGTCACCGTGCTGGCGCGGCACCTGCCCGCGCGGTGGCTCGACACGGCGTACCGGTACCTGCGAAAATTGTAG
- the malQ gene encoding 4-alpha-glucanotransferase, whose amino-acid sequence MRFDRRSGVFLHLTSLPGPHGIGDLGGGARAFVDWLDAAEQSYWQFCPLGPTAPVHGDSPYQAYSAFAGNPLLVSLDRLVEAGYLDAADLEPVPDFSEHEVDYDRVREYKTDRLRTAAERFRSADGDDGSARASGSATEADREAFEAFRERESGWLDDYALFMALRTRYDGAWTSWPEPIRARDPDALDAHREELAPEVHYREFVQFVFDRQWRDLREYAHERGVDLVGDLPIYVALDSADVWASPEAFDLTPDREPAAVAGVPPNPQDDGQRWGNPVYDWETLREADYDWWLARLDRLFDLVDVTRIDHFKGFDEFWAIPADSDSPADGEWRDAPGADFFETVGERLGELPFVVEDLGFLDQSLVDLRERFGFPSMRVPHYADWCQEGDMYQPMHYPENSVAYSSTHDTNTLVGYCENLSDRQRSCLEYNIGADGSELHWSMIEAVWRADSVLAFTTMQDVLGLDEHARFNRPGTTSGNWSWRCTVEAFSEALADRLARLTDEHIRN is encoded by the coding sequence ATGCGATTCGACCGACGATCAGGCGTCTTCCTCCACCTCACGTCGCTTCCCGGACCGCACGGAATCGGGGACCTCGGCGGCGGCGCGCGGGCGTTCGTCGACTGGCTCGACGCCGCAGAGCAGTCCTACTGGCAGTTCTGTCCCCTCGGGCCGACGGCTCCGGTCCACGGCGACTCGCCGTATCAGGCCTACTCCGCGTTCGCCGGCAACCCGCTCCTCGTGAGCCTCGACCGGCTCGTCGAGGCGGGCTATCTCGACGCGGCGGATCTGGAACCGGTCCCCGACTTCTCCGAACACGAAGTCGACTACGACCGCGTCCGCGAGTACAAGACCGACCGGCTCCGGACCGCCGCGGAGCGGTTCCGGTCGGCGGACGGCGACGACGGCAGCGCGCGGGCGTCCGGAAGCGCCACCGAAGCCGACCGCGAGGCCTTCGAGGCGTTCCGCGAGCGCGAGTCGGGATGGCTCGACGACTACGCGCTGTTTATGGCGCTGCGGACGCGGTACGACGGCGCGTGGACGTCGTGGCCGGAGCCGATCCGGGCCCGCGATCCCGACGCCCTCGACGCCCACCGCGAGGAGTTGGCGCCGGAGGTGCACTACCGCGAGTTCGTCCAGTTCGTCTTCGACCGGCAGTGGCGCGACCTCCGGGAGTACGCGCACGAACGCGGGGTCGACCTCGTCGGCGACCTCCCGATCTACGTCGCTCTCGACAGCGCCGACGTCTGGGCGAGTCCCGAGGCGTTCGATCTCACGCCCGACCGCGAGCCGGCCGCCGTCGCCGGCGTCCCGCCGAACCCGCAGGACGACGGCCAGCGGTGGGGCAACCCCGTCTACGACTGGGAGACCCTCCGCGAGGCCGACTACGACTGGTGGCTCGCGCGCCTCGATCGCCTGTTCGACCTCGTCGACGTCACCCGGATCGACCACTTCAAGGGATTCGACGAGTTCTGGGCGATCCCCGCCGACTCCGACTCGCCGGCCGACGGCGAGTGGCGCGACGCGCCGGGCGCGGACTTCTTCGAGACCGTCGGCGAGCGACTGGGCGAACTCCCGTTCGTCGTCGAGGACCTCGGCTTCCTCGACCAGTCGCTCGTCGACCTCCGCGAGCGCTTCGGCTTCCCCTCGATGCGGGTGCCCCACTACGCGGACTGGTGCCAGGAGGGCGATATGTACCAGCCGATGCACTACCCCGAGAACAGCGTCGCGTACTCGTCGACTCACGACACGAACACCCTCGTCGGGTACTGCGAGAACCTCTCGGACAGACAGCGGAGCTGTCTGGAGTATAACATCGGCGCCGACGGCTCGGAGCTCCACTGGTCGATGATCGAGGCGGTCTGGCGCGCCGATTCCGTCCTCGCGTTCACGACGATGCAGGACGTCCTCGGGCTCGACGAGCACGCCCGGTTCAACCGCCCCGGGACGACCTCGGGCAACTGGTCGTGGCGCTGTACGGTCGAGGCGTTCTCCGAGGCGTTGGCCGATCGGCTCGCACGGCTGACCGACGAGCACATCAGGAACTGA
- a CDS encoding type II/IV secretion system ATPase subunit, translating into MPGGETEHTPDGDEPATDGGTVAGDDAASDYGDDRAGTDDEADRTRTGSEADRTKTDSEADGDAVGNGAAAGNGAAGEDAIDRLRRRIRRAIEVLRGSSIDVRPYRPGDGVFAEFEVPDGEELVDRYWVNAPYAYVVITYADEESEHYYYAVEPELDDFEAELLARTRVDIRDPLLYATDAEPTAEETLRDELRSLLEQYGVDVSMRTFHALLYYLARDFRGFDRIDPLMHDPHIEDISCDGYDLPIFVYHDEYTDIETNVAYAADDLDDFVIRLAQESGRHVSVGDPVVGTTLPDGSRVELALGEEVTPRGSAFTIRKYADEPFTPIDLIDYGTFSIEEMAYLWLCIENNKSLIFAGGTASGKTTSMNAVSMFIPPRAKVLTIEDTRELSLYHDNWLSSVTRERLHEGSDIDMYDLLRSALRHRPEFIIVGEVRGNEAVTLFQAMNTGHTTFSTMHADSIETVINRLENEPINVPRAMVQSLDLLCVQTLTRVEGERVRRSKTIGEIGEIDQRTGELDYSRAFRWNPGTDSFEGGDSNLLEEIQRDRGWSRTERKREMNRRERFLELLSELGTTDYRQFTALVNEYYADPERVMERLEAAREEASDDVRSTDGASPDLTEAGEAEVDGGGGVTGDRDGEDSGEGVTGDRGGKDGDENSETRADEGDRADGSR; encoded by the coding sequence GTGCCCGGAGGAGAAACGGAACACACACCGGACGGTGACGAACCGGCCACCGACGGCGGCACCGTCGCCGGCGACGACGCGGCGAGTGACTACGGAGACGACCGCGCGGGGACAGACGACGAAGCCGACCGCACGAGGACGGGCAGCGAAGCCGACCGCACGAAGACGGACAGCGAGGCCGACGGCGACGCGGTCGGGAACGGGGCCGCAGCGGGGAACGGAGCCGCCGGCGAAGACGCGATCGACCGCCTCAGACGGCGGATCCGCCGCGCGATCGAGGTCCTCAGGGGGTCCTCGATCGACGTTCGGCCGTACCGTCCCGGCGACGGCGTCTTCGCCGAGTTCGAGGTGCCGGACGGGGAGGAACTCGTCGACCGCTACTGGGTGAACGCGCCGTACGCCTACGTCGTGATCACCTACGCCGACGAGGAGAGCGAACACTACTACTACGCGGTCGAGCCCGAACTCGACGACTTCGAGGCCGAGCTCCTCGCCAGGACCAGAGTCGACATCCGCGATCCGCTCCTGTACGCGACCGACGCGGAACCGACCGCCGAGGAGACGCTTCGCGACGAGCTCCGGAGCCTGCTCGAACAGTACGGCGTCGACGTCTCGATGCGGACGTTCCACGCGCTCTTGTACTACCTCGCCCGCGACTTCCGCGGGTTCGACCGCATCGATCCGCTGATGCACGACCCGCACATCGAGGACATCTCCTGCGACGGCTACGACCTCCCGATCTTCGTCTACCACGACGAGTACACCGACATCGAGACGAACGTCGCCTACGCCGCCGACGACCTCGACGACTTCGTCATCCGCCTCGCCCAGGAGTCCGGCCGGCACGTGAGCGTCGGCGATCCCGTCGTGGGGACGACGCTCCCCGACGGCTCGCGCGTCGAACTCGCGCTCGGCGAGGAGGTGACGCCGCGGGGGTCGGCGTTCACCATCCGGAAGTACGCCGACGAGCCGTTCACGCCGATCGACCTCATCGACTACGGGACGTTCTCGATCGAGGAGATGGCCTACCTGTGGCTCTGCATCGAGAACAACAAGAGCCTCATCTTCGCCGGCGGGACGGCGTCGGGAAAGACGACGTCGATGAACGCCGTCTCGATGTTCATCCCGCCGCGCGCGAAGGTCCTGACCATCGAGGACACCCGCGAGCTGTCGCTGTATCACGACAACTGGCTCTCGTCTGTCACGCGTGAGCGCCTCCACGAGGGCAGCGACATCGACATGTACGACCTCCTCAGGTCCGCGCTCCGACACCGCCCGGAGTTCATCATCGTCGGCGAGGTCCGCGGAAACGAGGCCGTCACGCTGTTCCAGGCGATGAACACGGGGCACACGACGTTCTCGACGATGCACGCCGACAGCATCGAGACGGTGATCAACCGCTTGGAGAACGAACCGATCAACGTCCCGCGGGCGATGGTCCAGTCACTCGATCTCCTGTGCGTCCAGACGCTGACGCGCGTCGAGGGCGAGCGCGTCCGCCGCTCGAAGACGATCGGCGAGATCGGCGAGATCGACCAGCGGACCGGCGAACTCGACTACTCGCGGGCGTTCAGGTGGAACCCCGGAACGGACTCCTTCGAGGGGGGCGACTCGAACCTCCTCGAGGAGATCCAGCGGGATCGCGGGTGGAGCCGGACGGAGCGAAAGCGCGAGATGAACCGGCGAGAGCGCTTTCTGGAACTGCTCTCGGAACTCGGGACGACCGACTACCGACAGTTCACCGCGCTCGTCAACGAGTACTACGCCGACCCCGAGCGCGTGATGGAACGGCTCGAAGCCGCGCGGGAGGAGGCCTCCGACGACGTGAGAAGTACCGACGGCGCGTCCCCCGATCTCACCGAGGCCGGCGAAGCCGAAGTCGACGGCGGCGGGGGCGTCACGGGCGATCGCGACGGGGAAGACAGCGGCGAGGGCGTCACGGGCGATCGCGGCGGGAAAGATGGCGACGAGAACTCGGAAACGAGAGCCGACGAAGGGGATAGGGCCGATGGCAGCCGTTGA